ACTATCGAATATTAATATTTTATCGTCATAATTGTGCTCAGGGTTGTATCATGCTGTGCACACCTGCAACTTTGATTCCATATTTAATAGCTTCGTCTATCATATTTTGATTATAGTAAAATATTATTCTGCTAACCGATGGTCTAAAGGATATTTACCGATAGGATTCAGTAACTACCTTCAATTATTTTCCAAGTGCCCGAAAAAGAACCGAATTCCGGTGTATGAGTGTTACCAACGTCATCCGAGTCAATGCTATGTCCGTCTTCGTTGCTCCAGAAGTCTGCCACTTCATTTCCCGCGCTATCAATTTCATAGTCGACGTCTTCAGCACCATCACCGTACTCCACTTCCAATTTTCCGTGATCCCACGGATCAATGTGGGCTTGCCCAATGCAAGAGACACCATCTATCGGAACATTGTACAATCTCACATGTGTTTGATCTGACGGAATTGGGTTCCCATTTCCTTTCGTTACGTGCTCGTCCGTCGATTTTGTGCTACCATTTGGAAGCTTAATAGTTTTGTCAACCGTATACTCATCCATTAGTTGAAAAGTAATGTTCCACCCTTCGGCCTGCATGACAGCCTGAATTTGGCTTGCGTAATCTGTTTCCCAGGCGAGGTTCATCGGTGAGCTCCGGACTTCCATGCCTGATCCGCTGGCGTTCGGATCGTAGTGGAAAAGCGGAAGCTCAGTGTCCTCGATATTGGGTACGTCAAGAGTGCTGATGTTGTTCGATTCTTGTTTCCAGATTCGCGACTCCGCGGTGCGGTGTTCGCTGTCGGTTCCAACGACCAGTTGGTCTTCGTTAGTATACGTCGCCCGCTGTCCTGTTCGTACTTCTTCTGGAACCATTTGTTCGTGGAGGGTAACATCCCTGAATCTGAACGCAGGAACCCCGTAGCGCTCTGCGATATCGATGCTCTCGAACGTTCGTTCCAGAATATATTGCGCTTCACTGCTCGGGTCACTCCGATAGTGGCTTACCAACCTCCCGTCCGCGTACACGGGCAACTCTTCATCGTTCCCAGCATCGCCAGTGCCAAGGGGCTGTACTGCCGTGTCTGACGAACTCTGTGCAGTTGCAGTGTGTACTGAACCGAGTAGCGCTGAGGATGCGATCCCTTTGAGGAATTGTCGTCGTTTCGTCATTGAGATCGTGTAGTCTTGCGATTTGGGAGTGAAAAAGTTGTTATTCAGTATAACTTATAATCCAAATATATAATCCAAGTTTAATTGTGAGTGGTACAGCGAACGGATCAGATAGTTCAGCCACTCAGATAGGACCTGTGGCCGTGCCGCAAGCTATTGGTTATTCAAGATGTCGGTGGTCTGTGGATGGTGACATCGGTCATGAGAGGACAGTGGAGTACCAGGATCGTAGCCAGCGACTCGGTCGTCAACGCGTGGCACCCGAACGAACAGATCGCTCGCAATGCGTTTCGTGCTCAGTCCCGGAAGTTCTCGGGGACCTGGATGCTGTAGCGGCCGTCCTCCTGCAGCGCGACGATGTACTCCTCGCGGTCGTACAGTTCCATCAGGTTGAGTTCGTACTGGCCGGGTTCGAGCACTTTGATGCTCTCGAACTGGTCGTTGAGTTCCTCGCGTAGTTCTTCGAGCCCCGGACGATCAGCACGGGCGTCGGCTGCCTGCTCGGTCTCGCTGTCGTCGGCCGAGACACGATCGGTCGAAGCCGAGTCGGCACCGTCCGCCGTCTCCGGAGTAACGGACGACCCTTCGTCCGTCTGGACGGGCTGGAAGTGGTGGTCACCGTCGCCGGAGGGTTCGGATGGGAGTTCGTCAACGGAGACGACATCGGTTCTGGCGCTGGCCTGGGCGGTATCCTCGGGAGCGGGCCGGGCAGTGGTGTCGGGATCGTCGAACCGGTCCGCGTCGGTCCCCCCGCTGGGAGTCGACTGTGCTTCTGGCTCGGAGGTGGCGCTGCCCATCAGGTCTTTGACCGTCGCGGCAGTCTTGCCGACGGTCTGTGCCACCGAGGATCCGCCGGACGGTTCCGGTGGATCGGGCGGTTCCGCCGCGGTGTCGACTGACTCCTCACCGGCGGGTTTGAACTGGAACTTGTTGCCCCCACAGTTCGGACAGCCCGACAGCATCTCCTTGGAGCCGTCGTCGAACGTGCGGTCGCAGTTCGTACACTGGTGTGGCATTATTTCCGGGTGACGAGGGCACTGATGACGTTTTCGTCCTTGTGAAGCGTCTCGATCTGGTTGGCCGGCCCGATCACGGTGAGTTTCTTCGTCGACTGG
Above is a genomic segment from Halomicrobium sp. LC1Hm containing:
- a CDS encoding Zn-ribbon containing protein, which codes for MPHQCTNCDRTFDDGSKEMLSGCPNCGGNKFQFKPAGEESVDTAAEPPDPPEPSGGSSVAQTVGKTAATVKDLMGSATSEPEAQSTPSGGTDADRFDDPDTTARPAPEDTAQASARTDVVSVDELPSEPSGDGDHHFQPVQTDEGSSVTPETADGADSASTDRVSADDSETEQAADARADRPGLEELREELNDQFESIKVLEPGQYELNLMELYDREEYIVALQEDGRYSIQVPENFRD